The Yoonia sp. SS1-5 genome contains a region encoding:
- a CDS encoding acyl-homoserine-lactone synthase, with amino-acid sequence MENITFNLAQLHKYGSAFYDFLGLRKRFFVDQLGWQIPHDDDVEMDQYDNPTAYYSLALRDGEVVGGARVMATTAKWGSHTYMLRDAVAGKLIGIPADILPKADATANVWEVTRVVISDEVTTGAERSECLSLMLDGAIGVARKQGATELMSLSPLAMARTLRKLGYDAVRIGDPYRNAEDGRRYACVSMPTVPSAINRRKSDTLNVIPSQVPRATHVPQQLPVHAPSVI; translated from the coding sequence ATGGAAAATATTACGTTTAATCTGGCGCAGCTTCATAAGTATGGCTCCGCATTCTATGATTTCCTGGGACTGCGTAAGCGGTTCTTTGTAGATCAGCTTGGATGGCAGATCCCGCATGATGACGATGTCGAGATGGACCAGTACGACAACCCCACTGCGTACTATTCGCTGGCGTTGCGTGACGGCGAAGTTGTAGGCGGCGCGCGTGTCATGGCCACAACGGCCAAATGGGGTTCGCATACGTATATGCTGCGTGATGCTGTCGCAGGAAAGCTCATCGGGATTCCAGCGGATATTTTGCCAAAAGCAGATGCCACGGCGAATGTCTGGGAAGTTACCCGGGTCGTCATTTCGGACGAGGTCACAACAGGGGCCGAACGGTCGGAGTGCCTGTCACTGATGCTGGATGGCGCGATCGGCGTGGCCCGCAAGCAGGGTGCGACAGAACTGATGTCACTTTCACCGCTGGCGATGGCGCGGACATTGCGCAAGCTGGGCTACGATGCGGTGCGAATCGGTGATCCCTACCGCAATGCCGAAGATGGCCGCCGCTATGCCTGTGTGAGCATGCCAACCGTGCCAAGCGCAATCAATCGACGCAAGTCCGATACATTGAACGTGATCCCATCGCAGGTTCCGCGCGCGACACATGTGCCGCAGCAACTGCCAGTACATGCGCCCTCGGTGATCTAG
- a CDS encoding autoinducer binding domain-containing protein: MEEVNELPPDWVEHYTNHRFMLFDPVVRWAYGNVGTCRWSDLPLDDPKKIVRQAQAFGMRYGVTISIFDGSPDGQRSFGSFTRSDREYTDLEVKLLKAFLTRRHNETAPPTNLTRAELEALSMVKDGKRLKEIAHELSVSEGAVKQRLKNAKLKLGAKTGTQAATLASQYGLI; the protein is encoded by the coding sequence ATGGAAGAGGTTAATGAACTGCCGCCCGACTGGGTTGAGCATTACACCAACCATCGTTTTATGCTTTTTGATCCAGTTGTTAGATGGGCATACGGCAATGTCGGCACCTGCCGTTGGAGCGATCTTCCGCTGGACGATCCGAAAAAAATCGTCAGGCAGGCGCAGGCCTTTGGCATGCGGTACGGCGTGACGATTTCCATTTTTGATGGCAGCCCGGATGGGCAGCGTTCCTTTGGGTCTTTCACCCGTTCTGACCGCGAATATACCGATTTGGAAGTCAAGCTGTTGAAGGCGTTTCTGACCAGACGGCACAATGAAACGGCACCGCCGACCAACTTGACTCGTGCTGAATTGGAAGCTTTGAGCATGGTAAAGGATGGTAAACGCCTCAAGGAAATCGCCCATGAGTTGAGTGTCAGCGAAGGTGCTGTCAAGCAACGTCTGAAAAATGCCAAGCTGAAACTTGGTGCCAAGACCGGTACGCAGGCCGCGACCTTGGCGAGTCAATACGGGCTGATATAG
- a CDS encoding autoinducer binding domain-containing protein translates to MSRTQVEISGVLGELKELAPAGYAIGLQIKYTTPKFMFQSYSKDWLNYYSQNGLLMNDPTLGWGFENVGAVRWSKLADQDTAGVLKMAAEYGINFGITCAKETNDSDGIRSIGSFARGDRDFTDDEVRKISLAFDELHDGTEHQAQLSPDTVTQLKNMSVMVTHPGS, encoded by the coding sequence ATGTCTCGGACGCAAGTGGAGATCAGTGGGGTCTTGGGCGAGTTAAAAGAGTTGGCACCGGCCGGGTACGCGATTGGTCTGCAGATCAAATACACAACGCCGAAATTCATGTTTCAAAGCTACAGCAAAGACTGGCTCAACTACTACTCACAAAATGGTTTGCTGATGAACGATCCCACGCTTGGCTGGGGTTTCGAGAATGTCGGCGCTGTGCGCTGGTCCAAACTGGCTGACCAGGACACGGCTGGCGTTCTCAAGATGGCGGCGGAATATGGCATCAATTTTGGAATCACCTGCGCCAAGGAAACCAATGACAGTGACGGCATTCGCAGCATTGGCAGTTTTGCCCGCGGCGACAGGGACTTCACCGATGATGAGGTCCGCAAGATTTCTTTGGCATTTGACGAATTGCACGATGGCACCGAACATCAGGCGCAACTGTCCCCCGACACGGTGACGCAGCTGAAAAACATGTCGGTCATGGTCACACATCCGGGGTCCTGA
- a CDS encoding FliG C-terminal domain-containing protein, with protein sequence MDFSNNTAGTAALTRRRKAAMIVQMLISDGGSLSLSRLPEGLQEVLTGELGAIRLVDKGTVSAVAEEFVTELEAVGLAAPGTRDGAIMALADHLSPSLADRLRAQTDGVRNGDHWPRIVDLPIETIVDMMTAESIEICAVALSKLPVSKAANVLAKTPGDRARRITFAMSKTADITPDAVRRIGASLAKEYGRPRDIAFEKAPVPRLGAILNSTVTDTREDVLEGLTSMDPGFATEVRKAIFTFKDIAYRVKAVDIPNSLRSIDGADLTKALTAALAGEEALQKSAEFILASLSQRMATQLREEVQEFGKIKKADGETAMAAVTKAIRDLVDAGVITLIDPDEQDEE encoded by the coding sequence ATGGATTTTTCAAACAATACTGCCGGTACGGCCGCACTGACCCGCCGACGCAAGGCGGCGATGATTGTGCAAATGCTCATCAGTGATGGTGGCAGCCTGTCTTTGTCGCGCCTGCCCGAAGGGTTGCAAGAGGTGCTGACCGGGGAACTGGGCGCAATACGTCTTGTGGATAAGGGCACCGTCTCTGCCGTTGCCGAAGAATTCGTGACAGAGTTGGAGGCCGTTGGCCTTGCCGCCCCCGGAACCCGCGATGGCGCGATCATGGCGCTGGCGGACCATCTTAGCCCCTCGCTGGCGGACAGGTTGCGCGCGCAAACCGATGGCGTGCGCAACGGGGATCATTGGCCGCGCATTGTCGACCTTCCCATCGAAACCATTGTTGACATGATGACAGCGGAAAGCATCGAAATCTGCGCGGTCGCCTTGTCGAAACTGCCTGTGTCAAAGGCCGCAAACGTCCTGGCCAAAACGCCGGGCGACCGCGCGCGCCGCATCACCTTTGCGATGTCAAAAACCGCCGACATCACACCCGATGCCGTCCGGCGCATCGGCGCATCGCTGGCCAAGGAATATGGCCGCCCCCGCGACATCGCCTTTGAAAAGGCGCCGGTCCCGCGCCTTGGCGCGATACTGAATTCCACGGTCACCGACACCCGCGAGGACGTGCTGGAAGGGCTCACATCCATGGACCCCGGCTTTGCGACCGAAGTGCGCAAGGCTATCTTTACGTTCAAGGATATCGCCTACCGGGTCAAAGCGGTCGATATCCCCAACAGCCTGCGCAGCATTGATGGCGCGGATTTGACCAAGGCCCTGACCGCCGCGCTGGCCGGCGAAGAGGCGCTGCAGAAATCGGCCGAGTTCATATTGGCATCGCTGTCACAGCGCATGGCCACGCAACTCCGCGAGGAGGTGCAGGAATTCGGTAAGATCAAGAAGGCGGATGGTGAAACCGCGATGGCAGCGGTCACAAAGGCCATTCGCGATCTTGTAGATGCTGGCGTGATTACCCTGATCGACCCCGATGAACAGGATGAAGAATAG
- a CDS encoding ScnB-like protein produces the protein MTQTDEPFDGRRWHDMGGQPAGPVPDDQHDFSIWEKRIDALMVISSTKGYFTVDGLRRVLEDMGPDAFDTMTYYERWMASINQNLIEAGVYSTAELAQKMSEVASRGNTYGDAAGG, from the coding sequence ATGACACAGACTGATGAACCATTTGACGGACGCCGCTGGCATGACATGGGCGGGCAGCCCGCGGGCCCTGTACCAGATGATCAGCACGACTTTTCCATATGGGAAAAACGCATTGATGCGCTGATGGTGATCAGTTCCACCAAGGGGTATTTCACCGTCGACGGCCTGCGCCGGGTGCTCGAGGATATGGGCCCGGATGCATTTGATACGATGACCTACTATGAACGCTGGATGGCCTCGATCAATCAAAACCTGATTGAAGCAGGCGTCTACAGCACCGCAGAACTTGCACAAAAAATGTCCGAAGTCGCATCGCGGGGCAACACCTATGGGGATGCCGCCGGTGGGTAA
- a CDS encoding SH3-like domain-containing protein: protein MPPVGKRHYMRVRADMPPGHVRTPAYLRGKTGWVERVLGPFPNPEQLAYGHQGENLSLMRVRFTMGDIWGAAAENPQDTLDAEIYSHWLEPAEPPHAT from the coding sequence ATGCCGCCGGTGGGTAAGCGCCATTATATGCGGGTCCGCGCCGACATGCCGCCCGGCCATGTGCGTACGCCGGCCTATCTGCGCGGCAAGACCGGATGGGTCGAACGCGTTCTGGGCCCCTTTCCAAACCCCGAACAACTGGCATATGGGCATCAGGGTGAGAACCTGTCCCTGATGCGTGTTCGCTTTACCATGGGGGACATATGGGGCGCTGCGGCGGAGAACCCGCAAGACACGCTTGATGCCGAAATCTATAGCCATTGGCTGGAACCAGCAGAGCCGCCGCATGCCACATGA
- the nthA gene encoding nitrile hydratase subunit alpha — MPHDHHDHLSPSGHPYRPDNDQPLTYWQQMEIAVREILIAKGITTAAEINAQIDAMDARNPAHGAAVVARAWTDPAFRDDLMADASAASAAMGFDIGPMKLIAVENTAEVHNVIVCTLCSCYPRNLLGLPPDWYKSRAYRSRTVKEPRKVLAEFGVTLPEDVTVRVHDSTADMRYIVIPARPADTDGWSADQLAGLVTRDSMIGTGLAKTPAALAGTETGG, encoded by the coding sequence ATGCCACATGATCATCACGACCACCTGTCGCCATCGGGCCACCCCTACCGTCCGGACAATGACCAGCCGCTGACATACTGGCAGCAGATGGAAATCGCCGTGCGTGAAATCCTGATTGCAAAAGGCATCACAACCGCCGCCGAGATCAACGCGCAGATTGACGCGATGGACGCGCGCAACCCGGCGCATGGGGCCGCTGTGGTAGCGCGCGCCTGGACAGATCCGGCATTTCGTGATGATCTGATGGCCGATGCCAGTGCAGCCAGCGCCGCCATGGGTTTTGACATCGGGCCGATGAAACTTATCGCCGTCGAAAACACGGCAGAGGTCCATAACGTGATCGTCTGCACGCTGTGTTCCTGCTACCCGCGCAATCTGCTGGGATTGCCGCCGGATTGGTACAAGTCGCGCGCTTACCGATCCCGCACCGTCAAAGAACCGCGCAAGGTGTTGGCTGAATTTGGCGTCACCCTCCCCGAGGACGTGACCGTGCGGGTCCATGACAGCACAGCCGATATGCGCTACATCGTCATCCCCGCCAGGCCAGCTGACACCGATGGTTGGTCTGCCGATCAACTTGCGGGGCTGGTGACACGCGACAGCATGATCGGCACCGGGTTGGCCAAGACCCCGGCGGCGCTTGCCGGGACGGAAACAGGCGGATAA
- a CDS encoding lysophospholipid acyltransferase family protein, with protein MTRQITDTPPPTGSTTDWLADRALRGLINVVLKLPYETRVPMMGSALRRAIGPLTGYRQRAEDNIALIYPDMGPYDRRAMAEACCDNFGRTIIENYSWQDFGKRLSETAPTGPGLAALAQASADKRPVIFVTAHFGNHEAPRQVLTRMGYEIGGLYRPMQNSYFNAHYAATMTSWGGPVFAQGRRGTMGFTRHLKSGGMGTLLFDVSAKGIALPFLGQPAHTSTSAADIALRLNAVIIPYFGIRQPDGLSFAVEVEAPIAHTTAPDMMLAITQRLEAQIARNPHQWFWVHRRWKARKNASSV; from the coding sequence ATGACCCGCCAAATCACGGATACACCGCCCCCCACGGGCTCTACCACTGATTGGCTGGCGGATCGCGCCTTGCGCGGCCTGATCAATGTTGTCCTCAAATTACCATATGAAACCCGGGTTCCGATGATGGGGTCTGCCTTGCGGCGCGCGATTGGGCCACTGACCGGTTACCGCCAACGTGCCGAAGACAATATTGCGCTGATCTATCCGGATATGGGCCCCTATGATCGGCGCGCAATGGCCGAGGCCTGTTGCGACAATTTCGGACGCACCATCATTGAAAACTATTCCTGGCAGGATTTCGGCAAGCGCCTGTCAGAAACAGCGCCCACCGGCCCCGGGCTGGCAGCGCTTGCGCAGGCCAGCGCAGACAAGCGGCCCGTCATTTTTGTCACGGCGCATTTCGGCAATCACGAAGCACCGCGTCAGGTATTGACCCGGATGGGGTATGAAATCGGTGGGCTCTATCGCCCCATGCAGAACAGCTATTTCAATGCCCATTACGCGGCCACAATGACCTCATGGGGTGGGCCGGTTTTTGCACAAGGTCGGCGCGGCACGATGGGCTTTACCCGACATCTGAAATCAGGCGGCATGGGCACGTTGCTTTTTGATGTCTCCGCCAAGGGTATTGCCCTGCCCTTTCTTGGCCAGCCTGCACATACATCAACGTCCGCCGCTGACATCGCCTTGCGACTGAACGCGGTCATTATCCCCTATTTTGGCATCCGACAGCCAGACGGTCTGTCATTCGCTGTCGAGGTTGAGGCACCAATTGCACATACCACCGCGCCTGACATGATGCTTGCGATCACCCAAAGGCTCGAGGCGCAGATCGCCCGCAATCCCCATCAGTGGTTCTGGGTGCATCGCCGTTGGAAAGCCCGCAAAAACGCCTCCAGCGTTTGA
- a CDS encoding DUF1223 domain-containing protein, whose amino-acid sequence MRPLLTALALTGLLHTTQAAADSPVVVELYTSQGCSSCPPADAFLHELAKRDDVIALALHVDYWDYIGWKDVFASPQYTARQHGYAQAASATTVYTPQMVINGQDHVVGSRPRQVMSRVEAHQARVDPVDVSLSRSGSTLQIQAEASARGDYVVQLVRYSPQETVDIRRGENAGRQLSYANVVSSWDVIGQWDGASALDISATVSGNDPIVVIVQQARSGPIVGASELR is encoded by the coding sequence ATGCGCCCACTATTAACCGCTCTTGCATTGACCGGCCTGCTGCACACAACACAAGCTGCGGCTGACAGCCCTGTTGTGGTCGAGTTATATACATCGCAAGGCTGTTCCAGTTGTCCGCCAGCGGATGCATTCCTGCATGAGCTGGCCAAGCGCGATGATGTGATCGCATTGGCGCTGCATGTGGATTACTGGGACTATATCGGCTGGAAGGATGTCTTTGCCAGCCCACAATACACGGCCCGCCAGCACGGCTATGCGCAGGCCGCCAGCGCGACAACGGTTTACACCCCACAGATGGTGATTAACGGACAGGACCACGTTGTTGGATCCCGGCCGCGGCAGGTGATGAGCCGCGTCGAGGCCCATCAAGCGCGGGTCGATCCGGTTGACGTGTCGCTGTCCCGATCAGGTAGCACCTTGCAAATTCAGGCAGAGGCGTCCGCCCGCGGTGACTATGTTGTGCAGCTTGTGCGATATTCGCCGCAGGAAACGGTTGATATTCGGCGTGGTGAGAATGCCGGGCGGCAGCTTTCCTATGCCAATGTTGTCAGTTCATGGGATGTCATCGGCCAGTGGGATGGCGCGTCCGCGCTGGATATCTCGGCCACGGTCTCGGGCAATGATCCGATCGTTGTGATTGTACAGCAAGCCAGAAGCGGCCCGATTGTTGGTGCGTCCGAGCTGCGCTAA
- the acnA gene encoding aconitate hydratase AcnA — MTITVGKDTANTRKTLTVGDQSVAYYSIPAAEAAGLGDFSKLPAALKVVLENLLRFEDGGFSVSVDDIKAFSAWADNGGKNPIEIAYRPARVLMQDFTGVPAVVDLAAMRDGIVALGGDAQQINPLNPVDLVIDHSVMIDEFGNPRAFQMNVDREYERNMERYQFLKWGQGAFNNFRVVPPGTGICHQVNLEYLAQTVWTDKDQNGEEVAYPDTLVGTDSHTTMVNGLAVLGWGVGGIEAEAAMLGQPVSMLIPEVVGFELTGQMVEGTTGTDLVLKVVEMLRELGVVGKFVEFYGAGLDVLPLADRATIANMAPEYGATCGFFPIDGETLRYLRNTGRDEDRIALVEAYAKENGFWRDADYAPVYTDTLHLDMGTIVPAISGPKRPQDYVALTDAKSAFAKEMEETFKRPMGKEVAVAGEDYTLESGKVVIASITSCTNTSNPYVMIGAGLVARKAAALGLDRKPWVKTSLAPGSQVVSEYLEAAGLQDDLDKIGFNLVGYGCTTCIGNSGPIQKELSEAIAEGDLVATSVLSGNRNFEGRISPDVRANYLASPPLVVAYALAGTMDIDLANDPLGQDQDGNDVFLKDIWPTSAEINELVEQTVTREAFQKKYADVFKGDEKWQSVETTDSETYDWPATSTYVQNPPYFKGMSKDPGDIHDVENAKVLAMLGDMVTTDHISPAGSFKDTTPAGKYLIERQVPVREFNSYGSRRGNHEVMMRGTFANIRIKNEMLEGVEGGYTKGPDGTQTSIFDAAMAHQEAGTPLVIFAGEQYGAGSSRDWAAKGTALLGVKAVIAETFERIHRSNLVGMGVVPFEFTGGDTRKSLGLTGEETVTIAGLGDVKPLQEVIANITFADGTTKDITLKCRIDTAVEIDYIKSGGVLHYVLQNLAKAA; from the coding sequence ATGACGATCACAGTCGGCAAAGATACCGCCAATACCCGCAAAACTCTGACCGTCGGTGACCAATCCGTCGCCTATTATTCTATTCCCGCCGCAGAGGCCGCCGGTCTGGGTGATTTTTCGAAATTGCCCGCCGCGCTGAAAGTGGTTCTTGAAAACCTGCTGCGCTTTGAAGATGGCGGATTTTCGGTGTCCGTGGATGACATCAAGGCGTTTTCGGCATGGGCCGACAATGGCGGCAAGAACCCGATTGAAATCGCCTACCGCCCTGCCCGCGTGCTGATGCAGGATTTCACCGGCGTCCCTGCCGTGGTCGACCTTGCCGCCATGCGTGATGGGATCGTGGCCCTGGGTGGCGACGCTCAGCAGATCAACCCGCTGAATCCTGTTGATCTGGTCATCGACCATTCTGTCATGATCGACGAATTCGGCAACCCACGTGCGTTCCAGATGAACGTGGACCGCGAATATGAGCGCAATATGGAACGCTACCAGTTCCTGAAATGGGGCCAGGGCGCGTTCAACAACTTTCGCGTGGTCCCCCCCGGCACCGGCATTTGCCACCAGGTGAACCTTGAATACCTGGCCCAGACCGTCTGGACCGACAAGGATCAGAATGGCGAAGAAGTCGCATATCCTGACACGCTCGTCGGCACTGATTCACACACCACCATGGTCAACGGCCTCGCCGTGCTTGGCTGGGGTGTTGGCGGGATCGAGGCTGAGGCCGCCATGCTGGGTCAGCCCGTCTCCATGCTGATCCCCGAAGTCGTGGGTTTTGAGCTGACAGGTCAAATGGTCGAAGGCACCACCGGCACGGACCTGGTCCTGAAAGTTGTCGAAATGCTGCGCGAGCTAGGCGTTGTGGGCAAATTCGTTGAATTCTATGGCGCAGGCCTTGATGTACTGCCGCTGGCCGACCGCGCGACCATCGCTAACATGGCGCCCGAATATGGCGCGACCTGCGGCTTCTTCCCGATCGACGGCGAAACGCTCCGCTATCTGCGCAACACGGGCCGTGACGAAGATCGGATCGCCTTGGTAGAAGCCTATGCCAAGGAAAACGGTTTCTGGCGCGATGCGGATTACGCACCGGTTTACACCGACACGCTGCACCTGGACATGGGCACCATCGTGCCTGCAATTTCCGGCCCCAAACGCCCACAGGACTACGTGGCGCTGACCGACGCAAAATCGGCCTTCGCCAAGGAAATGGAAGAGACCTTCAAGCGCCCAATGGGCAAAGAAGTGGCCGTCGCTGGCGAAGATTATACGCTGGAAAGCGGCAAGGTCGTGATCGCGTCGATCACGTCATGCACCAACACATCCAACCCATACGTCATGATCGGTGCGGGGCTTGTGGCACGCAAAGCGGCGGCCTTGGGGCTGGACCGGAAACCATGGGTCAAGACATCGCTGGCCCCCGGCTCGCAGGTTGTGTCGGAATATCTTGAGGCCGCGGGCCTGCAAGACGACCTCGACAAAATCGGGTTCAACCTCGTCGGCTACGGCTGTACCACCTGTATCGGCAACTCTGGCCCGATCCAGAAAGAACTGTCCGAGGCCATTGCAGAGGGCGATCTGGTTGCGACCTCCGTCCTGTCCGGCAACCGGAACTTCGAAGGGCGGATTTCGCCTGACGTGCGCGCAAACTATCTGGCCTCACCTCCGCTGGTGGTGGCCTATGCGTTGGCGGGCACCATGGACATCGACCTGGCAAACGATCCGCTGGGTCAGGATCAGGACGGCAATGATGTGTTCCTGAAAGACATCTGGCCCACCTCTGCCGAGATCAACGAACTGGTCGAACAAACGGTCACCCGCGAGGCCTTCCAAAAGAAATACGCTGACGTGTTCAAGGGCGATGAAAAATGGCAATCGGTCGAAACCACCGATAGCGAAACCTATGACTGGCCCGCCACGTCAACCTATGTGCAGAACCCCCCTTACTTCAAAGGCATGTCCAAGGATCCGGGCGATATCCACGATGTTGAAAACGCCAAGGTTCTTGCCATGCTGGGCGATATGGTCACAACCGACCACATCAGCCCTGCAGGGTCCTTCAAGGACACCACACCAGCCGGCAAATACCTGATCGAACGTCAGGTACCTGTGCGCGAATTCAACAGCTACGGCTCACGACGCGGCAACCACGAAGTCATGATGCGCGGCACCTTCGCCAACATCCGCATCAAGAACGAGATGCTGGAAGGCGTCGAAGGCGGCTACACCAAAGGGCCCGATGGTACGCAAACCTCGATCTTTGACGCAGCCATGGCGCATCAAGAAGCAGGCACACCCTTGGTCATCTTTGCCGGTGAGCAATATGGGGCCGGATCATCGCGCGACTGGGCAGCTAAGGGCACGGCGCTGCTGGGCGTCAAGGCCGTGATCGCCGAAACGTTTGAGCGTATCCACCGGTCCAACCTTGTTGGCATGGGCGTGGTACCGTTCGAATTCACCGGCGGCGACACGCGCAAATCACTGGGTCTGACAGGCGAGGAAACAGTGACCATCGCGGGCCTGGGCGACGTGAAACCACTGCAAGAAGTGATCGCAAACATCACATTTGCGGATGGGACGACCAAAGACATCACCCTGAAATGCCGGATCGATACAGCGGTCGAGATCGACTACATCAAGTCCGGCGGCGTGCTGCACTACGTGCTGCAGAACTTGGCGAAAGCGGCTTGA
- a CDS encoding tyrosine-type recombinase/integrase, translating to MPRVQLPAVTPKRKAWNKGRIIGQKRPLLPKQVWAIRARLELAGYLRDLALFNVAIDSKLRGCDLVNLAVTDLVKDDRVRERVSVIQSKTKRPVQFELTENTRDTVTAWVSSPEMIGCHYMFPSRFHDRPHISTRQYGRLVRDWVTAIGLEPSGYGTHSMRRTKAAEIYRKTGNLRAVQLLLGHTKVDSTVRYLGVELEDALSIAERIDI from the coding sequence ATGCCAAGAGTCCAACTTCCCGCAGTCACCCCTAAACGCAAAGCCTGGAACAAGGGGCGGATCATCGGGCAGAAACGACCGCTGCTTCCCAAACAGGTGTGGGCAATCCGCGCGCGGCTCGAACTTGCCGGCTATCTTCGCGACCTTGCGCTGTTCAACGTTGCGATTGATAGCAAGTTGCGAGGCTGTGATCTGGTCAATCTCGCCGTGACCGACTTGGTCAAAGATGATCGCGTTCGCGAACGGGTTTCGGTGATCCAGAGCAAAACCAAAAGGCCAGTTCAGTTCGAATTGACTGAAAACACAAGAGATACTGTCACTGCCTGGGTGAGTTCACCCGAGATGATCGGTTGCCACTACATGTTCCCTAGTCGCTTCCACGATCGTCCACATATCTCAACGCGTCAGTATGGTCGGCTTGTTCGTGATTGGGTGACAGCGATCGGATTGGAACCGAGCGGCTACGGTACCCATTCAATGCGCCGGACCAAAGCTGCGGAGATCTACCGCAAGACGGGCAACCTTCGGGCTGTGCAACTTTTACTTGGCCATACGAAGGTCGATAGCACGGTGCGTTACCTCGGTGTTGAACTCGAAGATGCTCTAAGTATCGCCGAGCGCATCGACATCTAA
- a CDS encoding helix-turn-helix domain-containing protein — protein sequence MLQITVASDEDSALCPVRNILAKVTGKWQCLILLALEDGPERFGKIKRLIGDITQRVLTQNLRSLERDGYITRTVHAGPPLAVSYELTALGRELVGVLKPLVTWAAGSFDTVMGSRVAYDRSLRDKT from the coding sequence ATGCTTCAGATCACCGTCGCCTCGGATGAGGACAGCGCGCTTTGCCCCGTTCGCAATATTTTGGCCAAAGTCACAGGCAAATGGCAGTGCCTGATCCTACTCGCGCTTGAGGACGGGCCAGAGCGGTTCGGCAAGATCAAGCGGTTGATCGGCGACATCACCCAGCGGGTACTGACGCAAAACCTGCGATCGTTGGAGCGCGACGGATATATCACCCGCACAGTTCACGCAGGCCCGCCGCTGGCCGTGTCGTATGAATTGACGGCGCTTGGACGGGAGTTGGTTGGCGTCCTGAAACCACTCGTGACGTGGGCGGCGGGCAGTTTTGATACTGTGATGGGATCAAGAGTTGCATATGACCGGTCACTCCGCGACAAGACCTAA